The sequence ATCGGCTCCAGCAACATGGACATGCGCTCGTTCGGTCTGAACCTCGAGGTCTCGATGCTGGTGCGCGGCGAGGAGTTCGTCACGGAGATGCGCGAGGTCGAGGACAAGTACCGCTCCCTCAGCCGTGAGCTGACACTCGAGGAGTGGATGCAGCAGCCGCTGCGCTCGACCGTGCTCGACAACCTCGCCCGCCTGACCTCCGCTCTGCAGTAGTCGTCGCAGGCCATCCGGGCTTTCCGGGGGATCTGCCCGCGGGCTACCCTGTGAGCATGACCTCTGCGCTTCGTCCCCTCGCTTCTGTCGTCGGCCTCGTCGCCGCAGCACTCCTCGTCGCGGGATGCACCGCCGGCCCCGGTTCCGACGCCCCGTCGAGTTCGCCGGCTCCGGGCACGGGAGACGTGGATGACCAGAACGACTTCGAGGGCGCCCTGCTCGACGATGGACGCATGTTCGCCGTGATCACGGTGGGCTCATCGACGTGCGTGCCGCAGGTCGATCAGGTCGCGGCCGAGGGTCAGACCGTCACCGTGACGCTCGTCGACCCCGAGGGCGAATCGCCGAAGCCGTGCACGAAGGATCTCGCTCCACGGGCGAGCCTCGGCGCACTGCCGGAGGGCGTCGACCCGAAGTCGGACATCACCCTGAACGTGACCTACGGTGACCTCACCGACGACGTCGACATCGACGGTGACCCGGCCGCCACCGGCACACCGGGAAGCACGACCGAGTTCCAGCCGTCCGCCGCTTGGCTCGACGACGACGGCCTCGTGCTGCTCACCTGGGGATCGTCGAGCTGCCTGCCGCAGATCGAGTCTCTCGAGGGCGCGGGAAACACCGGAACCGCGTACTTCGTGACCGACGAGAACCAGGTCTGCACCATGGACATGGCACCCCGAGCGACCTTGCTCGCGTTCGGGGAGGACACGGTTGACGACGACGGCACCTTCACGCTGACGCTGGTCGGCGGTGGACTCGACGGCACGGTCGAGGTCCGCTGACCCCTACGGGTAACCGTGGAGATCTTCTGGGCCACGCTCGTCTTCTTGGCCGGGATCAGCGTGATCATCGTGAACAAGCGACGCAAGCGCTGACGGGCGCCGCTCCGCCTCAGAGCATGTGAACCGGGTGGCCGGGCGGCAGCGCGAGCAGCAGCGCACCGGGGTCGGCCCAGCACGTGATGCGCACGGCGGCGCCGAACTCGTCCCCGTCGAGCTCGATCGGAATCGGAGTCGGAGCGGCGGCTTCGGCCGCGGCCCCGTGGAAGAAGTGCACCGACGCGTTCTTGCCGCGACGTTCGAGCACACGGCGCCCCGCGCGGAAGCGCCGCAGTACGGAGTTGTCCCACCAGATCTTGCGCCACACGGCGAACCAGCCGAGCACTCCGGTGGGTTGGATGACGGCGATGTCGAGGGCGGCATCCGTGATCGATGCGTCCGGGATGAGGGCGATGCCGGCGGGAAGGGTGCCGCAGTTCGCGAAGAGCAGACTGTACGCACGGTGCGAATGCAGTCGGCCCTCATCGACCTGGTACACGGCGCGGAACGGCTTCGCGCGGGGGAGGGAGCGGGCGGCACCGTCGACGTAGGCGATCCATCCCACGGACTTCTTCAGATCCGAGCGGGTGTTGGCGATCATGTCGGCGTCCAGCCCCATGCCGGCCAGCACCACGAACGCGTGCTCCTCCTCGTCGCCGTTCTCACGGGTCAGTCGCGCCCGGCCGATGTCGATCGGATGGCGGAAGTCGCCGAGCGCCGCACGGATCATCTCCGCCGGATCGGCGAGCGGCAGGCCGAGATTGCGCGCGAGCAGGTTGCCCGTGCCGCTCGGCAGGATCGCCAGGGCGACTCCTGAGTTCGCGATCGCCTCCGAGACCGCGCGCACGGTGCCGTCGCCGCCGGCGACCAGCACGACATCCACGTTGCGTGCGAGCGCATGAGCCGTCGCACCCTGCCCGGCATCCTCGATGGTCGTCGGGTAGAAGGCGGGGTGATCCCATCCGGCCTCGCGGGACATATCACGCACCGTCGCACGCAGATGCTTGCCGTCGACCTTGATCGGGTTGTAGATGAGCGCCGCCTGTCGTTGAACGGGGGCGCTGGTGGTCATGGCGCTACTCTAAACCGGGACGCGCCCGGGTCGGTCACAAACGGACCGCGCCATTCCGGTCGCGAGGACGAGGAGCATCCGGATGCACGATGGTTCCGACGACGCGACCCGCGCGGTGCTCTCCGGACTGATCACGGCGGAACCCGACCGACTCCGTCGCCGCAGCATCTCGTTGGGGGTACCCGCTGCGGATGCCGAAGACGCTGCGCAGACCTCCCTGCTGCGCGCCTGGCGCTCGGTCGCGCATCTCGAGACACCGGAACCCGGCCGCGTATGTTCCTGGCTCGACGCCATCGCGCGGAACGTCGCCATCGACCTGGCTCGGCAGCGTGCGCGCCGGCCGGAGGCCGTTCTCGACGACGACACCGCCGGCGAGCAGACGGGCGTGGATGCCGCGGTGGAGATCCGCGTGTTCCTCGACGGCGCGCTCGAGGCTCTGCATTCGCTGCCGGAGACCATCTGTGAGCCCCTGCTGCTGGCCGTCGTCGACGGTCTCTCCGCGGACGAGGTGGCAGCACGCCTCGGGATCGAGCCCGCAGCCGCGCGGCAACGGATCTCGCGGGCACGCAAGGCGCTGCGGGCCTGCCGCACGACAGGCATGGGTGACGGCTGAGGGAGGC is a genomic window of Microbacterium maritypicum containing:
- a CDS encoding diacylglycerol kinase family protein is translated as MTTSAPVQRQAALIYNPIKVDGKHLRATVRDMSREAGWDHPAFYPTTIEDAGQGATAHALARNVDVVLVAGGDGTVRAVSEAIANSGVALAILPSGTGNLLARNLGLPLADPAEMIRAALGDFRHPIDIGRARLTRENGDEEEHAFVVLAGMGLDADMIANTRSDLKKSVGWIAYVDGAARSLPRAKPFRAVYQVDEGRLHSHRAYSLLFANCGTLPAGIALIPDASITDAALDIAVIQPTGVLGWFAVWRKIWWDNSVLRRFRAGRRVLERRGKNASVHFFHGAAAEAAAPTPIPIELDGDEFGAAVRITCWADPGALLLALPPGHPVHML
- a CDS encoding RNA polymerase sigma factor, which codes for MHDGSDDATRAVLSGLITAEPDRLRRRSISLGVPAADAEDAAQTSLLRAWRSVAHLETPEPGRVCSWLDAIARNVAIDLARQRARRPEAVLDDDTAGEQTGVDAAVEIRVFLDGALEALHSLPETICEPLLLAVVDGLSADEVAARLGIEPAAARQRISRARKALRACRTTGMGDG